GACGCACGCCAAAATCCAGATCGGCCAGACAATCCCGGCAGAAGCAGCGGGGCCCGGCCGCATCAGGGGCGGTCACGGCACGTCGCGCTCCCAGGTCCGGTCGCCGAGCGCATCGCCCAGCACCTGCCGCGCTGCGGCAACATTGGTCGGATGCAGTTCCGAAGCCTTGGCAAAGGCCTTCACGGTGTCGTCATCGCGCAGCACGAAATCGAGCACGCTGAGCAGGAAATTCGGATCCGAGGCGGCGTTCCGCAGGGTCTCCGGACCGACCCCTGTCTCGGCCAGAAACAGGCCCAGCCTTTCGGGCTCGCCGGCGACGAAGGACAGCGCCTGAATCGCAACGATTTCAGCGACTTCGCGGGGGTTGTGAACAGGCTTTTTCACGGGCCCGGTTTGCCTTTCCGTTAACTTTCGGTGTCTACTTTGGACTATGCCCGAGTCTGCGGACTGAGTCTCGGGCCTGAGTCTCGCTGGCCCAGACAAGCAACTGGAAACCACATCGCAGAAAGTGGCCCCTCAGGTTTAACGAAACTCAAGCGAATCTGAGGCTAGTTTGAATCCAGTTTTCGAAGCGCCGGAAAGCGGCGCCTGAGGCGTCACATGCATCGGTCTTGCGACCAAACAGGAGGGCGGGATGGCTAAGACCGTCCTGATCGTGGAAGACAACGAGCTCAACATGAAGCTCTTCCGCGACCTGTTGGAGGCGCACGGCTACCAGACATCAGGCACCAGCAACGGCTACGAGGCACTCGACCT
This genomic interval from Bradyrhizobium guangzhouense contains the following:
- a CDS encoding DUF3572 domain-containing protein, with product MKKPVHNPREVAEIVAIQALSFVAGEPERLGLFLAETGVGPETLRNAASDPNFLLSVLDFVLRDDDTVKAFAKASELHPTNVAAARQVLGDALGDRTWERDVP